In Streptomyces sp. NBC_01408, one DNA window encodes the following:
- a CDS encoding 1-acyl-sn-glycerol-3-phosphate acyltransferase yields the protein MRMMFRTRVEGIENIPGSGPVILAGNHLTFIDSMILPLVCDRTVHFIGKDEYVTGKGLKGRLMAWFFTGSGMIPVDRDGANGGVAALMTGRRILEEGKIFGIYPEGTRSPDGRLYRGRTGIARLTLMTGAPVIPFAMIGTDKLQPGGAGMPRPGRVTVRFGEPMEFSRYEGMDRDRYVLRAVTDSVMAEVMRLSGQEYVDMYATKAKAA from the coding sequence ATGCGCATGATGTTCCGCACCCGCGTAGAGGGCATCGAGAACATTCCGGGCAGCGGGCCGGTGATCCTGGCGGGCAACCACCTCACCTTCATCGACTCCATGATCCTCCCGCTGGTCTGCGACCGTACGGTCCACTTCATCGGCAAGGACGAGTACGTGACGGGCAAGGGGCTCAAGGGCCGTCTGATGGCGTGGTTCTTCACGGGCTCGGGAATGATCCCCGTGGACCGGGACGGGGCCAACGGCGGGGTCGCGGCCCTGATGACCGGCCGCCGGATCCTCGAAGAGGGCAAGATCTTCGGCATCTACCCCGAGGGCACCCGCTCCCCCGACGGCCGGCTCTACCGCGGCCGCACCGGCATCGCCCGCCTGACCCTGATGACGGGCGCCCCGGTGATCCCGTTCGCGATGATCGGCACCGACAAGCTCCAGCCCGGCGGCGCGGGCATGCCGCGCCCGGGCCGGGTCACCGTCCGCTTCGGCGAGCCGATGGAGTTCTCCCGCTACGAGGGCATGGACCGCGACCGCTACGTGCTGCGCGCCGTCACCGACTCGGTGATGGCCGAGGTCATGCGCCTCTCGGGCCAGGAGTACGTCGACATGTACGCCACCAAGGCCAAGGCGGCCTGA
- a CDS encoding glycerophosphodiester phosphodiesterase has product MTQGGAARRTVLGAAALAAGAGIAGLSAGSASAAESGRGGGGFRDLPVPTVIGHRGASGYRPEHTLGSYQLALDLGADVIEQDLVPTRDGHLVCRHENEIGGTTDVADHPEFASRRTTKSIDGVSVTGWFTEDFTLAELKTLRAKERIPAVRQRNTLYDGQWAVPTFEEVLRWANRESRRRDKQVWLHVETKHPSYFRALGLGLEEPLAKLLRRYGRDRRDSAVFLQSFEPSSMQRLARLVSVPRVVLLSAANTRPWDFEQAKDPRTVADLVTPEGLKWIAGFAQGIGPTMDLVIPRDAAGRLGTPTTLVKDAHARGLVLHPYTARNENSFLPADFRKGTDPAAYGDAFAAFRTYFEQGIDGIFTDNPDTGLLAAEAFRPGRRPVNP; this is encoded by the coding sequence ATGACGCAGGGTGGGGCAGCACGGCGCACGGTCCTGGGGGCGGCCGCCTTGGCGGCGGGCGCGGGCATCGCCGGACTCTCGGCGGGATCCGCCTCGGCGGCGGAGAGCGGGCGCGGGGGAGGCGGGTTCCGGGACCTCCCCGTCCCGACGGTGATCGGCCACCGCGGCGCCAGCGGATACCGGCCGGAGCACACCCTCGGCTCCTACCAGCTCGCGCTCGACCTCGGCGCCGACGTCATCGAACAGGACCTGGTCCCGACCCGGGACGGCCATCTGGTGTGCCGCCACGAGAACGAGATCGGCGGGACCACCGACGTCGCCGACCACCCCGAGTTCGCCTCCCGGCGCACCACCAAATCGATCGACGGGGTCTCCGTCACCGGCTGGTTCACCGAGGACTTCACCCTTGCCGAGCTGAAGACCCTGCGCGCGAAGGAACGTATCCCCGCCGTCCGGCAGCGGAACACCCTCTACGACGGCCAGTGGGCTGTGCCCACCTTCGAAGAGGTCCTGCGCTGGGCCAACCGGGAGAGTCGCCGGCGCGACAAGCAGGTCTGGCTGCACGTGGAGACCAAGCACCCCAGCTACTTCCGCGCCTTGGGCCTCGGCCTGGAAGAGCCCCTCGCCAAGCTCCTGCGCCGCTACGGACGCGACCGCCGCGACTCGGCCGTCTTCCTCCAGTCCTTCGAACCCTCCAGCATGCAGCGGCTCGCCCGGCTGGTCTCCGTTCCGCGCGTGGTCCTGCTCTCCGCCGCGAACACCCGCCCCTGGGACTTCGAACAGGCCAAGGACCCGCGTACGGTCGCGGACCTGGTCACGCCCGAGGGCCTGAAGTGGATCGCCGGCTTCGCCCAGGGCATCGGCCCGACGATGGACCTGGTCATCCCGCGCGACGCCGCGGGCCGGCTCGGTACGCCGACCACGCTGGTGAAGGACGCCCACGCCCGCGGGCTGGTGCTGCACCCCTACACCGCGCGCAACGAGAACAGCTTCCTGCCCGCCGACTTCCGCAAGGGCACGGATCCGGCCGCGTACGGCGACGCCTTCGCAGCCTTCCGCACCTACTTCGAACAGGGCATCGACGGCATCTTCACCGACAACCCGGACACCGGACTGCTCGCGGCGGAGGCCTTCCGTCCGGGCCGTCGCCCCGTCAACCCGTAG
- a CDS encoding sigma-70 family RNA polymerase sigma factor: MDLLKDPDLVNELGPLLSAEAAAEAPGAGVDAADLEQAVWVRLLEGHGRTPDAADPAEPARWLRRAVRAEARLARRLARREVAYDHRHPSADGQRRPGAAHGGGAAEPEDALLHGEEKRALRSAVARLPGRCPELMKALLSPRDLTYREIAGELGISQGSLGPVRSRCLGCLRRMLAAEVAAPGLRGKER, encoded by the coding sequence ATGGACCTGCTGAAGGACCCCGACCTCGTGAACGAACTGGGCCCGCTGCTCTCCGCCGAGGCGGCCGCGGAGGCCCCGGGCGCCGGAGTGGACGCGGCCGACCTGGAACAAGCCGTCTGGGTCAGGCTGCTGGAAGGCCACGGGCGCACCCCCGACGCCGCCGACCCGGCGGAGCCCGCCCGCTGGCTGCGGCGGGCGGTGCGCGCCGAGGCCCGCCTCGCCCGGCGCCTCGCCCGCCGGGAGGTGGCCTACGACCACCGCCATCCCTCCGCGGACGGCCAGCGTCGGCCCGGCGCCGCCCACGGAGGCGGCGCCGCCGAACCGGAGGACGCCCTCCTGCACGGTGAGGAGAAGCGGGCGCTGCGGTCGGCGGTCGCCCGGTTGCCGGGACGCTGCCCGGAGCTGATGAAGGCACTTCTTTCGCCCAGAGACCTCACTTACCGTGAAATCGCAGGAGAGTTGGGTATCTCACAAGGAAGTTTGGGGCCCGTCCGTTCCCGTTGCCTGGGATGTCTGCGCAGAATGCTGGCTGCAGAGGTTGCAGCTCCTGGCCTGCGGGGAAAGGAGCGGTAG
- a CDS encoding GNAT family N-acetyltransferase, whose product MGMSVTISAAAAEDAEQIFKLQYLAFQREAELYGNYLIQPLTQSLDSLKAELATDTVLVARLGDEVVGTVRGSVDEDGTGKIAKLCVHPRLQGHGLGARLLRAVEEALAGHAETTRFRLHTGHKSESNLRLYRKAGYTKVGGRTASDGVQLVILEKDAKDPTEFAVSA is encoded by the coding sequence ATGGGCATGAGCGTGACCATTTCGGCGGCGGCTGCCGAGGACGCTGAGCAGATCTTCAAACTGCAGTACCTGGCGTTCCAGCGCGAGGCCGAGCTGTACGGCAACTACCTGATCCAGCCGCTCACCCAGTCCCTGGACTCCCTCAAGGCGGAGCTCGCGACGGACACCGTGCTCGTGGCCCGCCTCGGCGACGAGGTCGTGGGCACCGTGCGCGGCAGCGTCGACGAGGACGGCACCGGCAAGATCGCCAAGCTCTGCGTCCACCCGCGCCTCCAGGGTCACGGACTCGGCGCCCGGCTGCTGCGCGCCGTCGAGGAAGCCCTCGCGGGGCACGCCGAGACCACCCGCTTCCGCCTGCACACCGGGCACAAGAGCGAGTCCAACCTGAGGCTGTACCGGAAGGCGGGCTACACGAAGGTCGGTGGCCGCACGGCCTCCGACGGCGTGCAGCTGGTGATCCTGGAGAAGGACGCCAAGGACCCGACCGAGTTCGCCGTCAGCGCGTAA
- a CDS encoding methionine ABC transporter ATP-binding protein has product MITTSGLTKVYQSRGREVTALDGVDLHVREGEVYGVIGQSGAGKSSLIRCVNLLERPTTGTVTVDGVDLTALAGRGRRAGKELREARSRIGMVFQHFNLLSSRTVQSNIELPLEILGVSGRERSRKALELLDLVGLADKAKAYPAQLSGGQKQRVGIARALAGDPKVLLSDEATSALDPETTRSILQLLRDLNQQLGLTVLLITHEMDVVKSVCDSAALMKNGRIIEAGTVAELLATPGSELAGELFPVSGSATGPDHTVLDVTFHGDAATQPVISQLSRTYNIDISILGAAMDTVAGKQIGRMRIELPGRYEENVVPVGFLREQGLQVDVVDGADPADLVDDIDTEIAALVKDGAK; this is encoded by the coding sequence GTGATCACCACATCGGGCCTCACGAAGGTCTACCAGTCCCGTGGCCGCGAGGTCACCGCCCTGGACGGCGTCGATCTCCACGTCCGCGAGGGCGAGGTCTACGGAGTCATCGGCCAGAGCGGCGCCGGCAAGTCCTCCCTGATCCGCTGCGTGAACCTGCTGGAGCGCCCCACCACCGGCACCGTGACCGTCGACGGAGTCGACCTCACCGCCCTCGCCGGCCGAGGCCGGCGCGCCGGCAAGGAGCTCCGCGAGGCCCGCAGCCGAATCGGCATGGTCTTCCAGCACTTCAACCTGCTGTCCTCGCGCACCGTCCAGAGCAACATCGAGCTGCCTCTGGAGATCCTCGGGGTCTCCGGACGTGAACGCTCCCGCAAGGCCCTGGAACTCCTGGACCTCGTAGGCCTCGCCGACAAGGCCAAGGCCTACCCCGCCCAGCTCTCCGGCGGCCAGAAGCAGCGCGTCGGCATCGCCCGCGCCCTGGCCGGCGACCCCAAGGTGCTGCTCTCCGACGAGGCCACCAGCGCCCTGGACCCCGAGACCACCCGCTCCATCCTCCAACTGCTGCGCGACCTGAACCAGCAGCTCGGCCTGACCGTCCTGCTCATCACGCACGAGATGGACGTGGTCAAGTCCGTCTGCGACTCGGCCGCGCTGATGAAGAACGGCCGGATCATCGAGGCCGGTACGGTCGCCGAACTGCTCGCCACCCCCGGCTCGGAGCTCGCCGGCGAGCTCTTCCCGGTCAGCGGCTCCGCCACCGGCCCCGACCACACGGTCCTCGACGTCACCTTCCACGGGGACGCCGCCACCCAGCCGGTCATCTCCCAGCTGTCGCGGACGTACAACATCGACATCTCGATCCTCGGCGCCGCCATGGACACCGTCGCGGGCAAGCAGATCGGCCGGATGCGCATCGAGCTTCCCGGCCGCTACGAGGAGAACGTCGTCCCCGTCGGCTTCCTGCGCGAGCAGGGCCTCCAGGTCGACGTCGTCGACGGCGCGGACCCCGCCGACCTCGTCGACGACATCGACACCGAAATCGCCGCGCTGGTCAAGGATGGTGCCAAGTGA
- a CDS encoding methionine ABC transporter permease: MTWSEMQPLLSQGTYDTLYMVLWSTLVTVLGGLPIGILLVLTDKGGLLQNQPLNKVLGVIVNIGRSLPFIILLIFLIPVTTAVVGTFIGPTAMIVPLAIGAIPFFARLVETAVREVDHGLVEAVESMGGSVPTLVGKVLLPQALPSLVAGVTTTVITLVGYSAMAGAVGGEGLGSKAITYGFQRFETGFMVATVVVLVVIVTVIQLIGDGVVRLLARRGRTA; this comes from the coding sequence GTGACCTGGTCCGAGATGCAGCCCCTGCTCAGCCAGGGCACCTACGACACCCTCTACATGGTGCTGTGGTCCACCCTGGTGACCGTCCTCGGCGGACTGCCCATCGGCATCCTGCTGGTCCTCACCGACAAGGGCGGCCTGCTGCAGAACCAGCCGCTCAACAAGGTCCTCGGCGTGATCGTGAACATAGGCCGCTCGCTGCCGTTCATCATCCTGCTGATCTTCCTGATCCCGGTCACCACCGCGGTCGTCGGCACCTTCATCGGCCCCACCGCCATGATCGTCCCGCTCGCGATCGGCGCCATCCCCTTCTTCGCCCGGCTGGTCGAGACCGCCGTCCGCGAGGTGGACCACGGCCTGGTCGAGGCCGTCGAGTCCATGGGCGGCTCCGTCCCCACCCTCGTCGGCAAGGTGCTCCTCCCGCAGGCCCTGCCCTCCCTGGTCGCCGGCGTGACCACCACCGTCATCACCCTGGTCGGCTACTCCGCCATGGCCGGCGCCGTCGGCGGCGAAGGACTCGGCTCCAAGGCCATCACCTACGGCTTCCAGCGCTTCGAGACCGGCTTCATGGTCGCCACCGTCGTGGTCCTCGTCGTGATCGTCACGGTGATCCAGCTGATCGGCGACGGCGTGGTCCGCCTCCTCGCCCGCCGCGGCCGGACCGCCTGA
- a CDS encoding MetQ/NlpA family ABC transporter substrate-binding protein, which produces MRKNIKLTALAATASALVLGLSACGSSSDPSSAKADGGKADESKPLVIAASPSPHADILNFVKDKLAAKEGLKLEVKEFTDYVLPNTATQQGQVDANYFQHKPYLDDFNKKNGTTIVPVVNVHLEPLGLYSKKVKALTDIKAGQTIAVPNDTTNEGRALQLLAANNLITLKEGVGTSAKLSDITDKKGLEFKELEAATVPRALNDVDAAVINGNYALEAKLSPAKDALILEKAEGNPYANFLAVKDGNQDDPRIQKLAKLLNSDDVKKFIEEKYQGSVTAAFGTPAS; this is translated from the coding sequence GTGCGTAAGAACATCAAGCTCACCGCCCTCGCCGCCACCGCGTCCGCGCTCGTCCTCGGCCTCAGCGCCTGCGGCAGCTCCTCGGACCCGTCCTCCGCCAAGGCCGACGGCGGCAAGGCCGACGAGAGCAAGCCGCTGGTCATCGCGGCCTCCCCGAGCCCGCACGCCGACATCCTGAACTTCGTCAAGGACAAGCTCGCGGCGAAGGAGGGCCTCAAGCTCGAGGTCAAGGAGTTCACGGACTACGTCCTGCCGAACACCGCGACCCAGCAGGGCCAGGTCGACGCCAACTACTTCCAGCACAAGCCGTACCTCGACGACTTCAACAAGAAGAACGGCACCACCATCGTGCCCGTCGTGAACGTGCACCTGGAGCCCCTCGGCCTCTACTCCAAGAAGGTCAAGGCCCTCACCGACATCAAGGCCGGCCAGACCATCGCCGTCCCCAACGACACCACCAACGAGGGCCGCGCGCTCCAGCTGCTGGCCGCGAACAACCTGATCACCCTCAAGGAAGGCGTCGGCACCAGCGCCAAGCTGTCCGACATCACCGACAAGAAGGGCCTGGAGTTCAAGGAGCTGGAGGCCGCCACGGTCCCGCGCGCCCTGAACGACGTGGACGCCGCCGTCATCAACGGCAATTACGCCCTCGAGGCCAAGCTCTCGCCCGCCAAGGACGCGCTGATCCTGGAGAAGGCCGAGGGCAACCCCTACGCCAACTTCCTCGCGGTCAAGGACGGCAACCAGGACGACCCGCGGATCCAGAAGCTCGCCAAGCTCCTGAACTCCGACGACGTCAAGAAGTTCATCGAGGAGAAGTACCAGGGCTCGGTCACCGCGGCCTTCGGCACCCCCGCCTCCTGA
- a CDS encoding GNAT family N-acetyltransferase, which produces MTTTFPDVTISTDRLVLRPFEEEDVTALTEMMNDEHVTAWTSAPHPYTHAHAHRWVTRGAHAERTEGRGIVFAVNEFLTQRLVGVVHLQNTNWRTRSTEAAYVTAPWARGEGYASESVLAVARWLFRDQGFERLELRTAADNTASQQVAQKIGCISEGVLRNAWIVRAQTPDGTWTDTRTDLIVWSLVPEDLEDGPGYDGYDDYEDEYSYGQRADANGYAVGADRN; this is translated from the coding sequence ATGACTACCACCTTCCCGGACGTCACCATCAGCACGGACCGGCTGGTGCTGCGCCCCTTCGAGGAGGAGGACGTCACCGCGCTCACCGAGATGATGAACGACGAGCACGTCACCGCCTGGACCAGCGCCCCCCACCCCTACACCCACGCCCACGCCCACCGCTGGGTCACCCGGGGGGCCCACGCCGAACGCACCGAGGGCCGCGGCATCGTCTTCGCCGTCAACGAGTTCCTCACCCAGCGCCTCGTCGGAGTCGTCCACCTCCAGAACACCAACTGGCGCACCCGCTCCACCGAGGCCGCCTACGTCACCGCCCCCTGGGCCCGCGGCGAGGGCTACGCCAGCGAGTCCGTACTCGCCGTTGCCCGGTGGCTCTTCCGCGACCAGGGCTTCGAACGCCTCGAACTGCGCACCGCCGCCGACAACACCGCCTCCCAGCAGGTGGCCCAGAAGATCGGCTGCATCAGCGAAGGCGTGCTGCGCAACGCGTGGATAGTGCGCGCCCAGACGCCCGACGGCACCTGGACCGACACCCGTACCGACCTCATCGTCTGGAGCCTCGTCCCCGAGGACCTCGAAGACGGCCCCGGCTACGACGGCTACGACGACTACGAGGACGAGTACTCCTACGGACAGCGGGCCGACGCGAACGGCTACGCCGTCGGCGCCGACCGGAACTGA
- the cbiE gene encoding precorrin-6y C5,15-methyltransferase (decarboxylating) subunit CbiE produces MADRVTVIGWDGSPLTAAARSALSAATLVAGAAHHLALPEVPPTAERIRLGSLGLAARRIAGHRGTAVVLADGDPGFFGVVRTLRAPEHGLEVEVVPAVSSVAAAFARAGMPWDDAQVVVAHPRTLRRAVNVCRAHSKVAVLTSPGAGPAELALLLDGVHRTFVICEELGTDREQVSVLTSDKAADHSWRDPNVVIVIGGGGQTATADAGWLLGQGPAHAAGRGWARPRPDPGGEGEAAHLRAAQLARLGPRTGDLVWDIGSGSGAFAVDAAAFGAAVIAVDADAHACERVTAAARKRGVQLQVVAGRAPHVLENLPEPDVVRVAGGGAEVVAAVADRRPERIVSHASTRDEAEAIGRALTEHGYAVECALLQSVDLDTRTWAEQDRSVVFLLAAERPLTR; encoded by the coding sequence ATGGCCGACCGGGTCACGGTGATCGGCTGGGACGGCTCACCCCTGACCGCGGCCGCCCGGTCCGCACTCTCCGCCGCCACCCTGGTGGCCGGCGCGGCCCACCACCTCGCGCTCCCCGAAGTCCCGCCCACCGCCGAACGCATCCGCCTCGGCAGCCTGGGCCTCGCCGCCCGCCGCATCGCCGGCCACCGCGGCACCGCCGTCGTCCTCGCCGACGGGGACCCCGGCTTCTTCGGCGTCGTACGCACCCTGCGCGCCCCCGAACACGGCCTCGAGGTCGAAGTCGTCCCCGCCGTCTCCTCCGTGGCCGCCGCCTTCGCCCGCGCCGGAATGCCCTGGGACGACGCCCAGGTCGTCGTCGCCCACCCCCGCACCCTGCGCCGAGCCGTCAACGTCTGCCGCGCCCACAGCAAGGTCGCCGTCCTCACCTCACCCGGCGCCGGCCCCGCCGAACTCGCCCTGCTCCTCGACGGAGTCCACCGCACCTTCGTCATCTGCGAGGAACTCGGCACCGACCGGGAACAGGTGAGCGTCCTCACCTCCGACAAGGCAGCCGACCACAGCTGGCGCGACCCGAACGTCGTCATCGTCATCGGCGGTGGCGGACAGACCGCCACCGCCGACGCGGGCTGGCTGCTCGGACAGGGCCCGGCCCACGCGGCCGGACGCGGCTGGGCGAGGCCGCGCCCCGACCCGGGCGGCGAGGGCGAGGCCGCGCACCTGCGCGCCGCACAGCTCGCCCGGCTCGGCCCCCGCACCGGCGACCTCGTCTGGGACATCGGCTCCGGCTCCGGCGCGTTCGCCGTGGACGCCGCGGCCTTCGGTGCCGCCGTCATCGCGGTGGACGCCGACGCGCACGCCTGCGAACGGGTAACGGCCGCCGCCCGCAAGCGCGGAGTGCAGCTCCAGGTCGTCGCCGGCCGCGCCCCGCACGTACTGGAGAACCTGCCCGAGCCCGACGTCGTACGCGTCGCCGGCGGGGGAGCCGAGGTCGTCGCCGCCGTCGCCGACCGCCGCCCCGAACGGATCGTCAGCCACGCCTCCACGCGCGACGAGGCGGAGGCCATCGGCCGCGCCCTCACCGAACACGGGTACGCCGTCGAGTGCGCCCTGCTCCAGTCCGTGGACCTCGACACCCGCACCTGGGCCGAACAGGACCGTTCCGTCGTGTTCCTGCTGGCCGCCGAACGCCCCCTGACCCGCTGA